A single Nostoc sp. PCC 7107 DNA region contains:
- a CDS encoding amylo-alpha-1,6-glucosidase — MTPDLLITQDKISLDGKTFIPAEQLPIPEWPCVVSERPQPTMTVKDDDLFLVTDTIGNISGCSLNEGNPSMGLFCCDTRFLNRLELQIEGRSPILLGSTAEKGFSLSVLCTNPKIDDRLKAENVGIRREIVLNGALFEEIEVSNYSTTTVSFELSISFDADFVDLFEVRGYDRDNRGKLLRLVEPTPDNGTMLNGDSCGSVSPHPEIHKAEFLTLAYQGLDGLVMESRIQFQHRLPDYFKGYTAVWQLELATHATLKIGYRINLLTNNTSSSTVSAAFTLGQAKAAELMEKQNWVQQITRISSDKSILNHVIDRAEQDMYLLRQSFGKYKTVSAGVPWFSTLFGRDSIITASQTLILNSEIAKETLLLLAAHQGKTEDEWREEEPGKILHELRLGEMARCQEIPHTPYYGTVDATPLWLMLYGEYYIWTHDHETLEQLWPNAIAAMDWIDSHLQATGYLSYYRKSKRGLTNQGWKDSGDCIVDRKGDLAHGSIALCEVQAYVYSAKIRLAEIARMKKRLDLADRWQEEARNLKLRFNRDFWIEDQDFCALALDGDGKQVDSVTSNPGHCLQLGIFTPEKAYSVAERLRAPDMFNGWGIRTLSSLSPAYNPMGYHIGSVWPHDNSLIAMGLRSLGLIDQALELFQGILDMTGTQPYQRPPELFCGYERNGDNAPVQYPVACSPQAWATGSVFQLLQMIVNLVPDAKNNCLRIIDPALPESINQLSFHNLRVGTTILDLEFERSGNTTACRVAKKRGNLRVVIEA, encoded by the coding sequence ATGACACCAGATTTGCTCATCACCCAAGATAAAATTTCCCTAGACGGAAAGACTTTTATTCCCGCAGAACAATTACCCATACCAGAGTGGCCTTGTGTTGTGAGTGAAAGACCACAACCAACTATGACGGTAAAAGATGATGATTTATTTTTGGTGACAGATACGATAGGGAACATTTCTGGCTGTTCTCTGAATGAAGGCAACCCCAGTATGGGATTGTTTTGTTGTGATACGCGATTTCTCAACCGGCTGGAATTGCAAATTGAAGGGCGATCGCCTATACTCCTGGGCAGCACTGCGGAAAAAGGATTTTCTCTTTCTGTTTTGTGTACTAACCCCAAAATTGACGATCGCCTCAAAGCTGAAAATGTCGGTATTCGCCGCGAAATTGTCCTCAATGGCGCACTATTTGAAGAAATCGAAGTATCTAACTACAGCACCACTACTGTCAGCTTTGAACTCAGTATTAGCTTTGACGCAGATTTTGTCGATTTGTTTGAAGTGCGGGGTTATGACCGAGATAATCGAGGTAAACTTCTACGTTTAGTAGAACCTACACCCGACAATGGAACCATGTTGAATGGTGATAGTTGTGGTTCTGTATCACCTCACCCTGAGATTCACAAAGCCGAGTTCTTAACATTAGCCTATCAAGGTCTAGATGGCTTAGTAATGGAGTCTCGTATCCAATTCCAGCATCGCCTACCAGATTACTTTAAAGGTTACACGGCCGTATGGCAGTTAGAGTTAGCAACTCATGCAACTCTCAAAATTGGCTACCGCATAAATTTGTTAACTAACAATACCTCTAGTTCTACTGTCAGTGCGGCTTTTACTCTAGGACAGGCTAAAGCCGCAGAATTGATGGAAAAACAAAATTGGGTGCAACAAATTACCCGCATTAGTTCAGATAAAAGTATCCTCAATCATGTCATTGACCGCGCAGAACAAGATATGTACTTGTTACGCCAGTCCTTTGGCAAGTACAAAACTGTTTCTGCTGGTGTACCTTGGTTTTCCACGTTGTTTGGTCGAGATTCCATCATTACGGCTTCCCAAACATTAATATTAAACTCGGAAATCGCTAAAGAAACCTTGCTGCTACTGGCAGCCCACCAAGGTAAAACTGAAGATGAATGGCGCGAAGAAGAACCAGGGAAAATTCTCCACGAATTACGTTTGGGAGAAATGGCTCGTTGTCAAGAAATTCCCCATACACCTTACTACGGTACAGTTGATGCGACACCCTTATGGTTGATGTTGTATGGAGAATACTACATTTGGACTCATGACCACGAAACTTTAGAACAGTTGTGGCCGAATGCTATAGCTGCAATGGATTGGATTGATAGTCATCTGCAAGCAACTGGCTATCTGAGCTACTATCGTAAATCTAAACGTGGTTTAACTAATCAAGGTTGGAAAGATTCAGGTGATTGTATTGTTGATCGTAAGGGAGATTTAGCTCATGGGTCAATTGCCCTCTGTGAAGTCCAAGCTTATGTCTATTCTGCTAAGATTCGCCTAGCTGAAATTGCCAGAATGAAGAAGCGGCTTGATCTAGCAGACCGTTGGCAAGAAGAAGCCAGAAATCTCAAGTTGCGTTTTAATCGAGACTTTTGGATAGAAGACCAAGATTTCTGCGCTTTAGCTTTGGATGGTGACGGTAAACAAGTAGATAGTGTTACATCTAACCCTGGACATTGTCTACAATTAGGCATCTTTACCCCAGAAAAAGCCTACAGTGTGGCTGAAAGGTTACGCGCACCTGATATGTTTAATGGTTGGGGGATTCGGACTTTAAGCAGTTTATCGCCTGCCTATAATCCGATGGGTTATCACATTGGTTCGGTGTGGCCTCATGATAACTCTTTGATTGCGATGGGTTTGCGATCGCTCGGTTTAATCGATCAAGCCTTGGAACTTTTTCAAGGTATACTCGACATGACGGGTACGCAGCCTTACCAACGCCCACCAGAACTTTTTTGCGGCTACGAACGCAATGGCGACAATGCCCCTGTACAATATCCTGTTGCCTGTTCACCACAAGCTTGGGCTACTGGTAGTGTATTTCAACTGCTGCAAATGATCGTCAATTTAGTACCAGACGCAAAAAATAACTGCTTACGAATTATCGACCCCGCCTTACCAGAGTCGATTAATCAGCTATCATTTCACAATTTGCGAGTTGGCACCACAATTCTAGATTTAGAATTTGAGCGTTCTGGTAATACTACTGCCTGTCGCGTAGCGAAAAAACGTGGTAATCTCCGCGTAGTTATAGAGGCTTAA
- the trpE gene encoding anthranilate synthase component I, protein MIFPDFSDFAQLASQGNFVPVYQEWVADLDTPVSAWYKVCAGQPYSFLLESVEGGEKIGRYSFVGCDPLWVLEARGETTTQTHRDGSQVVFAGDPFTALAQCIEPYQPIKLPQLPPGIGGLFGFWGYELINWIEPRVPIHPQDERNIPDGLWMQVDQLIIFDQVKRKIWAIAYSDLRDPNVDLLLAYQTACDRVTNLVTKLSLPVSPQKTILEWTPPGNQKAENTELEYSSNFTRAEFCASVQKAKDYIKAGDIFQVVISQRLSTEYTGDPFALYRSLRQINPSPYMAYFHFQDWQIIGSSPEVMVKAECDPDEGIIATVRPIAGTRPRGKTTKEDAAFAEDLLQDPKEIAEHVMLVDLGRNDLGRVCQSGSVKVDELMVVERYSHVMHIVSNVVGKLAPNKTAWDLLKACFPAGTVSGAPKIRAMEIINELEPSRRGVYSGVYGYYDFEGQLNSAIAIRTMVLRDNIVSVQAGAGLVADSEPEKEYEETLNKARGLLVAIRCLR, encoded by the coding sequence ATGATTTTTCCCGATTTCTCTGATTTTGCTCAATTAGCTTCGCAAGGTAACTTTGTCCCGGTGTATCAAGAATGGGTGGCAGATTTAGATACACCAGTCTCTGCATGGTACAAAGTTTGTGCTGGACAGCCTTATAGCTTTTTGTTGGAATCGGTGGAAGGTGGGGAAAAAATCGGACGCTATAGTTTTGTTGGATGCGATCCGTTGTGGGTGTTGGAAGCCAGAGGAGAAACAACTACCCAGACACACCGTGATGGTTCGCAAGTTGTGTTTGCTGGCGATCCTTTTACAGCTTTAGCCCAATGTATTGAGCCTTATCAGCCTATCAAGTTACCCCAATTACCACCAGGAATTGGAGGGTTATTTGGTTTTTGGGGTTATGAATTGATTAACTGGATTGAACCGCGTGTCCCAATCCATCCCCAAGATGAACGCAATATTCCCGATGGGTTATGGATGCAGGTAGACCAATTAATCATTTTTGACCAAGTAAAACGGAAAATTTGGGCGATCGCATATTCTGATTTACGTGACCCGAATGTAGATTTACTCTTGGCGTATCAAACAGCCTGCGATCGCGTGACTAATCTGGTCACTAAGTTATCTCTACCAGTGTCACCACAAAAAACAATCCTGGAATGGACACCTCCCGGTAATCAAAAAGCAGAAAACACCGAATTAGAGTACAGCAGCAACTTCACCCGCGCTGAATTTTGCGCCAGTGTCCAAAAGGCCAAAGACTACATCAAAGCAGGCGATATCTTCCAAGTTGTAATTTCCCAGAGACTCTCTACAGAATACACAGGCGACCCCTTTGCCCTTTACCGTTCGCTGCGACAAATTAATCCTTCGCCTTACATGGCTTATTTTCACTTTCAGGATTGGCAGATTATCGGTTCCAGTCCCGAAGTTATGGTGAAGGCGGAATGTGACCCAGATGAGGGTATTATCGCCACAGTCCGCCCCATAGCAGGTACACGTCCACGGGGTAAAACAACCAAAGAAGATGCGGCCTTTGCTGAAGATTTACTCCAAGACCCCAAGGAAATTGCCGAACACGTTATGCTGGTTGACTTAGGACGGAATGATTTGGGGCGAGTTTGCCAAAGCGGTAGTGTGAAAGTTGATGAATTGATGGTAGTTGAGCGCTACTCTCATGTGATGCACATCGTGAGTAATGTAGTAGGTAAATTAGCCCCCAATAAAACCGCTTGGGATTTACTCAAAGCTTGCTTCCCCGCAGGAACTGTTAGCGGCGCACCCAAAATTCGGGCAATGGAAATTATTAACGAATTAGAACCAAGTCGCCGAGGTGTTTATTCTGGTGTGTATGGCTATTACGATTTTGAAGGACAATTAAATAGTGCGATCGCAATTCGCACAATGGTATTACGAGACAACATCGTTAGTGTTCAAGCTGGTGCAGGTTTGGTAGCTGATTCTGAACCAGAAAAAGAATACGAAGAAACGCTAAATAAAGCTAGAGGGCTATTAGTCGCAATTCGCTGTTTGCGTTAA
- a CDS encoding BrnT family toxin, with translation MDVYFVLNGITFVWNDEKARINPINHDGVTFQQATEAFFDPLLVVVDASRNDEARDAVIGLDKRWNLLYVVYIERENDIIRIISARKATRKEREYYEG, from the coding sequence ATGGATGTGTATTTCGTACTCAACGGCATTACCTTCGTCTGGAATGATGAAAAAGCCAGGATCAACCCAATCAACCATGATGGTGTCACATTTCAACAAGCTACAGAAGCTTTCTTTGATCCTTTGCTTGTAGTTGTTGATGCGAGTCGCAATGATGAGGCGCGAGATGCTGTTATTGGTTTAGACAAGCGATGGAATCTTTTGTACGTTGTTTACATTGAGCGTGAAAACGACATAATTCGGATTATTTCGGCTCGTAAAGCGACACGCAAGGAGCGAGAATATTATGAAGGTTGA
- a CDS encoding DUF2973 domain-containing protein produces the protein MLHLLYILAFTILACIAVANLIRNLVMFSFDRERNYPVRYSAMGNQGYMSAKKSVPHPEFLDSAGNIIKEPLLVMRSINVEDARQQLDAIYEASPGHKSENQEK, from the coding sequence ATGTTGCACCTACTTTACATTCTTGCTTTTACGATTCTTGCTTGTATCGCCGTTGCTAATTTAATCCGTAATCTAGTTATGTTTAGTTTTGACCGAGAACGAAATTACCCAGTCAGATATTCCGCAATGGGTAATCAAGGTTATATGTCAGCCAAAAAATCAGTTCCCCATCCAGAATTCTTAGATAGCGCCGGCAATATTATTAAAGAACCGCTGTTAGTTATGCGCTCAATTAACGTTGAAGATGCTAGACAACAGCTAGATGCTATTTACGAAGCTTCTCCCGGACACAAGAGTGAAAATCAGGAAAAATAG
- the thrS gene encoding threonine--tRNA ligase, which translates to MVQQPMSPNQNLHQAEQPEKIKLPRTSESENLKKIRHTTSHVMAMAVQKLFPKAQVTIGPWIENGFYYDFDSPEPFTDKDLKAIQKEMAKIINRKLPVTREEVSREEAERRIQAINEPYKLEILADLKEPITIYHLGDQWWDLCAGPHVENTQDLNPKAIDLESVAGAYWRGDETKAQLQRIYGTAWETPEQLAEYKRRKEEALRRDHRKLGKELGLFIFSDLVGPGLPLWTPKGTLLRNILEDFLKQEQLKRGYLPVVTPHIARVDLFKTSGHWQKYKEDMFPLMAEDEAAAALEQGFVMKPMNCPFHIQIYKSELRSYRELPMRLAEFGTVYRYEQSGELGGLTRVRGFTVDDSHLFVTPEQLDAEFLNVVDLILSVFKSLQLKNFKARLSFRDPASDKYIGSDEAWEKAQGAIRRAVEQLGMDHFEGIGEAAFYGPKLDFIFQDALEREWQLGTVQVDYNLPERFDLEYVAEDGSRKRPVMIHRAPFGSLERLIGILIEEYAGDFPLWLAPVQVRLLSVSDAQLDFAKAVVAKMQALGIRAEVDTSGDRLGKLIRNAEKDKIPVMAVVGAKEVETNSLSIRTRASGELGAVSVDEVVQKLKDAIANFDNF; encoded by the coding sequence ATGGTTCAGCAGCCAATGTCGCCTAATCAAAATCTGCATCAAGCAGAACAACCAGAAAAAATTAAGTTACCCCGTACCAGCGAATCAGAGAACTTAAAAAAGATTCGCCACACAACTTCTCATGTAATGGCAATGGCAGTGCAGAAGCTGTTTCCCAAGGCGCAAGTTACAATTGGCCCCTGGATAGAAAATGGATTTTACTACGACTTCGACAGTCCAGAGCCATTTACTGACAAAGACCTCAAAGCCATCCAAAAAGAGATGGCGAAGATTATTAATCGCAAATTGCCAGTAACAAGAGAAGAAGTCAGCCGGGAAGAAGCCGAACGCCGCATTCAGGCAATCAACGAGCCTTATAAATTAGAAATTCTGGCAGATTTAAAAGAACCCATTACTATTTATCACTTGGGTGATCAATGGTGGGATTTGTGCGCCGGGCCTCATGTGGAAAATACTCAGGATTTAAACCCGAAAGCCATTGATTTAGAAAGCGTTGCGGGTGCATATTGGCGTGGGGATGAAACCAAAGCGCAGCTACAGCGGATTTATGGTACTGCTTGGGAAACTCCCGAACAACTAGCTGAGTACAAACGCCGCAAAGAAGAAGCACTACGTCGTGACCATCGCAAACTCGGCAAAGAATTAGGTTTATTTATCTTCTCCGACTTAGTAGGTCCGGGCTTACCTTTGTGGACTCCCAAAGGTACTTTATTGCGGAATATTTTAGAAGACTTCCTCAAGCAGGAGCAACTAAAGCGTGGTTATTTACCTGTAGTCACTCCCCACATTGCCAGAGTCGATTTATTTAAGACTTCCGGCCACTGGCAAAAGTATAAGGAAGATATGTTCCCCTTGATGGCAGAGGATGAAGCCGCCGCAGCACTTGAGCAAGGCTTTGTGATGAAGCCGATGAACTGTCCCTTCCACATCCAAATATATAAGAGCGAGTTGCGTTCCTATCGGGAACTACCAATGCGCTTGGCAGAATTCGGTACTGTTTACCGCTACGAACAGTCAGGGGAATTAGGCGGTTTAACTAGAGTCCGCGGCTTTACTGTGGATGATTCTCACTTGTTTGTCACCCCAGAACAGCTAGACGCAGAGTTCCTCAACGTAGTGGATTTGATTTTGTCGGTGTTCAAGAGTCTGCAATTGAAGAACTTCAAAGCTAGACTCAGTTTCCGTGACCCAGCTAGTGATAAATATATCGGTTCCGATGAAGCTTGGGAAAAAGCTCAAGGTGCGATTCGCCGGGCTGTGGAACAATTAGGAATGGATCACTTTGAAGGCATTGGCGAAGCTGCATTTTACGGGCCAAAACTCGATTTTATCTTCCAAGATGCGTTGGAAAGAGAATGGCAATTGGGAACTGTGCAAGTTGACTACAACTTACCAGAACGCTTTGATTTAGAATACGTTGCTGAAGATGGTTCGCGCAAACGTCCGGTGATGATTCACCGCGCGCCTTTTGGTTCCTTAGAACGGTTGATTGGCATATTAATTGAAGAGTATGCCGGTGATTTCCCCTTGTGGTTAGCACCTGTGCAAGTTCGATTGCTATCTGTAAGTGATGCACAGCTAGACTTTGCGAAAGCTGTAGTAGCAAAAATGCAGGCTTTGGGTATCCGTGCAGAAGTGGACACCAGTGGCGATCGCTTGGGTAAATTAATCCGCAACGCCGAGAAAGATAAAATACCAGTAATGGCAGTGGTAGGTGCGAAGGAAGTTGAAACAAATTCTTTAAGCATCCGTACCCGCGCTTCTGGGGAATTAGGCGCAGTTTCTGTAGATGAAGTAGTACAGAAATTGAAAGATGCGATCGCAAACTTCGACAACTTCTAG
- a CDS encoding DICT sensory domain-containing protein has product MSISTSVLSDLLQFIPYLRPQLYFKASLTALSHAMEDQVLAATLDRPLVIASFQRERFYRQEAHRYQRLAQRSNQIYVLSAPETDFANSSEYYEKVAFEADDALTQEWHLVVIADNYATCLVCRESLGSIAKNQQVPEFSTGLDIDTARRFEGVWTSERGVSIKAAQLLLDRIIVYRPDLASKVKEARQRFGIGEPRTYSQIGQTEFACDIDTDPFVQRLVTYLQASQYKLHKAYRSIIAQARKERLVNSIGTAIRRSLDPHEVLHIAAQELGQHLGASRCLIYRAQATEAQATIEHEFLTDGVLSVYGQTWDLDNNLLFQEVVQQGEGVCVADTLNDLRISNSTALTLIAKKFSIRSWLMEPVLSQGRLLGIIELHYCSVPPHQWQPGEFDLVKAIATQIGAALIQAEAYANLEELNQQLEALDRTRSNLIAITGHELRTPLSTIQVCLESLASEPDMPLELQQVMLNTALTDSERMRKLVQDFLTLSNLESGRVEWHPESLTLQECVDLALSRIRTRPTMENPPKIKAEIPDNLPLVKADGDWLVEVLAKLIDNACKFTPSEGEISLYAIHVNQTVEVTVADTGRGIEPNRLEVVFDRFYQEEGALRRTAGGTGLGLAICRQIVNGWGGEIWAESTGKDQGSQFHFTIPIVLGSQEEKRTKVKSK; this is encoded by the coding sequence ATGAGCATTTCGACTTCCGTGCTGAGTGATCTGCTACAGTTCATTCCTTACCTGCGGCCCCAGCTATATTTCAAAGCATCACTAACCGCCCTCTCCCACGCGATGGAAGATCAAGTTTTGGCGGCAACTTTAGACAGGCCTTTGGTAATTGCCAGCTTTCAACGAGAGCGATTTTATCGTCAAGAAGCTCATCGCTATCAAAGGCTGGCGCAACGCAGTAATCAAATATACGTTTTATCTGCACCAGAAACGGACTTTGCCAATAGCTCAGAATACTATGAAAAAGTTGCCTTTGAAGCTGATGATGCTTTAACTCAGGAGTGGCACTTAGTAGTAATTGCTGATAATTATGCTACTTGCTTAGTCTGTAGAGAAAGCCTCGGTTCCATTGCTAAAAACCAACAAGTACCAGAGTTTAGCACTGGACTCGACATAGACACAGCACGCAGGTTCGAGGGCGTTTGGACATCGGAGCGAGGAGTCAGCATTAAAGCTGCACAATTGTTATTAGACAGAATTATAGTTTATCGACCAGACCTAGCCAGCAAAGTCAAAGAGGCAAGGCAACGGTTTGGCATTGGGGAACCAAGAACGTATTCGCAAATTGGACAAACCGAATTTGCTTGTGATATTGATACAGACCCCTTTGTGCAGCGCTTGGTGACTTATCTGCAAGCTAGTCAGTATAAATTGCACAAAGCTTATCGCTCAATTATTGCCCAAGCACGGAAAGAACGTTTAGTCAATTCTATTGGTACAGCTATTCGGCGATCGCTCGATCCCCATGAAGTTCTGCACATCGCCGCCCAAGAATTAGGGCAACACTTAGGGGCAAGTCGTTGTTTAATTTACCGCGCTCAAGCTACAGAAGCCCAAGCCACAATTGAACACGAATTTTTGACAGATGGGGTTTTATCGGTGTATGGGCAAACCTGGGATTTAGATAATAATCTGTTATTTCAGGAAGTTGTGCAGCAAGGTGAGGGTGTTTGTGTGGCTGACACTCTGAACGACTTGCGGATCAGTAATTCCACAGCCCTTACCTTAATTGCCAAAAAATTTAGTATTCGTTCTTGGCTGATGGAACCAGTGTTATCTCAGGGACGACTGCTAGGGATTATTGAATTACACTATTGCAGCGTACCGCCCCACCAGTGGCAACCAGGGGAATTTGATTTGGTCAAAGCGATCGCCACCCAAATCGGAGCCGCCTTAATTCAAGCCGAAGCCTACGCCAATCTCGAAGAACTCAACCAACAGCTAGAAGCCCTTGATCGCACCCGTAGTAACTTGATTGCCATTACAGGCCATGAACTGCGTACCCCCTTATCTACTATTCAAGTTTGCTTAGAAAGCCTCGCCAGCGAGCCAGATATGCCTTTGGAATTACAGCAGGTAATGTTAAATACAGCCCTGACCGATTCCGAACGGATGCGAAAACTCGTCCAGGATTTTCTCACCCTGTCTAACTTAGAAAGTGGCCGTGTGGAATGGCACCCCGAATCACTCACTTTACAAGAGTGTGTGGATTTAGCACTCAGCCGCATTCGCACTCGCCCCACAATGGAAAATCCACCAAAAATCAAGGCGGAAATTCCTGATAACCTGCCTTTAGTTAAAGCCGATGGCGATTGGTTAGTGGAAGTATTGGCAAAACTCATCGACAACGCCTGCAAATTTACGCCATCTGAGGGGGAAATTTCCCTTTATGCCATTCATGTTAATCAGACGGTGGAAGTCACTGTGGCGGATACAGGGCGAGGGATTGAACCAAATCGCTTGGAAGTAGTATTTGACCGCTTTTATCAAGAAGAAGGAGCGCTACGGCGTACCGCTGGCGGCACAGGTTTGGGGCTTGCAATTTGTCGGCAAATTGTCAATGGTTGGGGAGGAGAAATTTGGGCAGAGTCCACAGGTAAAGACCAAGGTAGCCAGTTTCATTTCACCATTCCCATTGTTCTAGGTAGCCAGGAAGAAAAGCGGACAAAGGTGAAAAGTAAATAG
- a CDS encoding XisH family protein, translated as MPAKDIYHDCVKNALIKDGWQITHDPLSLKIGKKDIFIDIAAEKQGTKIAVEIKSFVGISEVEDLKNTLGQYILYEKILQRLESERIIYLAIRDTVFNKIFTEEIGKILLEENTIKLIVFDSQAEAITKWID; from the coding sequence ATGCCAGCCAAAGACATTTATCATGATTGTGTAAAAAACGCCCTTATTAAAGATGGGTGGCAGATTACTCATGACCCACTTAGCCTTAAGATTGGCAAGAAAGATATTTTTATTGACATAGCAGCAGAAAAACAAGGAACAAAGATAGCTGTAGAAATAAAAAGTTTTGTTGGAATATCAGAAGTAGAAGACCTCAAAAATACTCTTGGTCAATACATCTTGTATGAAAAAATTTTGCAACGTCTTGAATCAGAGAGAATTATTTATTTAGCTATTCGTGACACAGTATTTAACAAAATTTTTACAGAAGAAATTGGCAAAATTTTATTGGAAGAAAATACTATTAAACTAATTGTATTCGACTCGCAAGCGGAGGCAATTACCAAATGGATAGACTAA
- a CDS encoding photosystem I reaction center subunit II PsaD, whose product MAETLSGKTPLFAGSTGGLLTKAKEEEKYAITWTSPKAQVFELPTGGAATMNQGENLLYLARKEYGIALGGQLRKFKITDYKIYRILPSGETTFIHPADGVFPEKVNAGREKVRHVPRRIGQNPEPSALKFSGKQTYDA is encoded by the coding sequence ATGGCAGAAACACTTTCTGGAAAAACCCCACTGTTTGCTGGTAGTACTGGCGGCTTACTCACCAAAGCAAAAGAGGAAGAAAAGTACGCTATCACTTGGACAAGCCCCAAGGCACAGGTATTTGAATTACCTACAGGTGGCGCTGCTACCATGAACCAAGGCGAAAACTTGCTTTACTTAGCTCGTAAAGAATACGGCATTGCTTTGGGCGGTCAACTCCGCAAGTTCAAAATCACAGATTACAAAATCTACCGGATTTTACCCAGCGGAGAAACCACCTTCATTCACCCAGCAGATGGTGTCTTCCCTGAAAAAGTTAACGCAGGCCGTGAGAAGGTACGTCACGTACCCCGTCGCATTGGCCAAAATCCTGAACCCTCAGCACTCAAATTCAGCGGTAAACAAACCTATGATGCCTAG
- a CDS encoding DUF2605 domain-containing protein encodes MQDSNLPGTELLKTVLEPLLQDFDYWFARSRHLLETEQLSFMSRQEQSDLLLRVKQAQAELNTAKMLFTATNQQVGINMTTLMPWHQLVSDCWKVAMRFHQEKEN; translated from the coding sequence ATGCAGGACTCAAATTTACCAGGGACTGAGTTGCTAAAAACTGTCTTAGAGCCTTTGTTACAAGACTTTGACTATTGGTTTGCGCGATCGCGTCACCTTTTGGAAACTGAGCAACTCTCATTTATGAGTCGCCAAGAACAATCTGACCTGCTGTTACGAGTCAAGCAAGCACAAGCAGAATTAAATACAGCAAAGATGCTATTTACGGCCACTAATCAACAAGTCGGGATTAATATGACAACTTTAATGCCTTGGCATCAATTAGTTTCGGATTGCTGGAAGGTAGCTATGCGCTTCCATCAAGAAAAAGAGAATTAA
- a CDS encoding XisI protein: protein MDRLNNYRNIIRKILTSYLNISYANADIRNRAAFDSEHDEYLIISEGWQEKEHLHSCLIHIEIMNGKVWIQCDNTEDGIANELVQAGIPKEDIVLGFHEPDVRQYTGFAVA from the coding sequence ATGGATAGACTAAATAATTACCGAAATATAATCCGTAAAATACTCACATCATATCTCAACATTTCCTATGCCAATGCTGATATCCGTAATCGAGCAGCATTTGATTCAGAACATGACGAGTATTTGATTATCTCTGAAGGTTGGCAAGAGAAAGAACACTTGCACAGTTGTTTAATTCATATTGAAATTATGAATGGTAAAGTTTGGATTCAGTGCGACAATACCGAAGATGGGATTGCTAATGAACTTGTGCAAGCTGGTATTCCTAAAGAAGATATTGTTCTTGGATTTCACGAGCCTGATGTCAGGCAATATACGGGATTTGCCGTTGCTTAA